GGTGTCACAGAGTCCCCGCTAGGGTTGCACCAGGGCGAGGCTGCCCTGCACCTGGCAGGCAGCTCCTTCTCGACACAATGTTGCAACCCGCAGGAAGgacacttcctcctcctcccttccccaccttctcctcttcctcctccactctGGGCCAGGCCTGCGAAGGCCTGTTCTGTGCAGGAGGGAGTTGGAAAAGCATTAGGTGGTCTTGCTGGAGGCCTTTCTGGCTGTAAATGATAGAAACACCTTGAGCTAACCTAAGCCAAAGACAGGATTTCTGAGGACGAGGGCGCGGGGGATGGTGGTTAGGGGAGAGCGCCAGCCTCGGGGCCACTGACGGGGTCTGGATCCTGCCTCCATCCTACACGCTGTGCTGCCTTGCCAGCCCGTTACCTTCCCTGCCCCCTCGGATGTGAAGTGGGGATCTGAGTAGTGCCTGTtccacaggattgttgtgaggtaTAGGGCCATAATGGGCTTGCAGGGGCGGAGCGGTGTGATACCCTTCCTCACCCATCGTCAGGGTCACGGCTgacactcctataacaaaagacaggttaacaagagaaaaacataacagattgatttaatcaaagttttacgtGACATGGgacccttcagaaatgaagatccgctgggcacagtggctcatgtctatataatcccagcactttgggaggccaaggtgggagaatcacttgaagccagaagttcaagaacagcctgggcaacacagcaagaccctgtctcttaaaaaatttgccaggcatggtgatgtgcctatagtcccagctactcagaaggctaaagTGAGAgaatcactttagcccaggagtttgaggctgcggtgagctatgattgtgccactgcactccaacctgggcaactcctgtctctaaaaaaaaaaaaaaagtgaagactgAATACCCtaagacccagggaaaactgtctatttttatgcttaggtctGATGGAGAATGGGCAGCCGTGTAGAAAAGCGATTGCTCCAGTAACAGCAATAGGCTGAGGGGGGCCCAGCAAGGCCCCTCtgctcagattcttcttggcctgtGTCGAGTTCATTCCTCccgggtatggggcaggacccctcgGGAACGAGGGTCTttaagggagaagggagagagtgcCCTTCTAGGTTTTGTGTGGCTGGCTTTGGGGGACAGGGGTTCtggtttctttttgtcttcctttttttttttttttttttttgagacagagtcactctgttgccctgagtagagtgccgtggcgtcagcctagctcacagcaacctcaaactcctgggcttgagcgatcctcctgcctcagcctcctgatagctgggacgacaggcgcgcaccacctcaccctgctaatttttctatttttagtagagacggggtgtcactcttgctcaggctggtgtccaacccctgagctcaagtactcctcccgcctgggcctcccggagtgctaggattccaggctgagccaccgcgcccggcctgttagcTATTGTTTATTCAGTTCGACAAGCCGACGGGAACTCACTTCAGTGAGAACATTAGCGCACGTCTAATGTCACGTCTAAGCGTCCCCTAACAGAGCTCACCTACTGTCCCTGTTTACCCCGCGAGGAGCCCTGCTCCCAGGTGGCGTCCGAGCCCTGCCGTCCCGAGCCTCGCCCTGCGCGCGGCTGCCCCCTTGCGGCAGTGGCGCTGCATTGacgcctcctcttcctctgttcccTTCCTTCGAGGCTCAGCTGCGCAGGCCTAGAGGGCGGAGGGAGATGCCATGGatgccatccatccatccatggcACAGATTTTGGAAACCCTGGGAAGTGGCTGGAGGAGGAGCTCAGTTCTCAACTTTGGAGACTGGCAACGTTCTGTCCTGGGAAGGGGGTGTCCCAGCATGATGCCGGCCAGACCACCTGATCCCACCTTGACCTTAAAGCGCCTGAACCGGTGCTTCTCCATGGCGGGGGCTTTTGTATAATAAATCCCTGCGCCGGAGCTGCCCACCATCGCTTTTGCGGCCAGGGCATCAGTGTCCTTTAGAGCTCCCCGCGGCGTGCAAGGTTCTAACGTGGGGAACTGTGGTCCTAGATGTGCCGTCTCTGGTGTCACCTCCCATTCTCCCTTTGGCCTTGCAAGTTGGCCTTCACCCTGGCCCCCACCACAGGCACCCCTCCCTGAGCCTGTGCCGGCCAAGGCCTCCTCATTAGAGACCCAGTGGCCTCTGTGGGGGTCTGAGCCCACCTTCTGTGCCCtcacgtggtctttcctctgttcttctctgggtcctaattttttcttataaggacaccaggccTATTGGATTAAGGCCACTCCTATGGCCTCATTTTTACCTTAAccacctccttaaaggccctgtctccagtTACAGTCACAGTCTGAGGTATTAGGGGTTGGGACATCAACATATAGATTTGctggggacacagttcagcccatctTACCCAGGGTCTCAAACTCAAATGCGGATGGGCCAGACAGGTAACATGGATGAGTGAATGGAGCTGGGAAAGACTCGACCCCTCATTCTTTTATCTTCCCACTTTTGGGAGAGACGTAGGTAAAAATATTCCACTTTCCTCTTTACTGTGTGAAATACGAGAACAAGGACATTTGTTCACGGCCGTATCCCAGCTTCCTAGAacaagtgcctggcacctagtaagtgctcaataaatatgtgttgagcaAGTGAATGAACAGGATGGCCCCTGGGGAGTGGCAGGGACCCGGGTGGATCCTGGCCAAGGGGCCAGTGGGCACTCAGTTCCAGCCAACTGTTGTCAGACCACGTAGAATGCAGACTCTTGGATAAATCTCAGGTTTTCAGTGCTGGCAACGAATCCACAAAGATGAAAACCACTGTGCAGACCAGTTTGCAACCACTGCTGTCTGCTAGGGGCGCCCACCCTgggctggcagagcaggcaccTGCGCATCAGCCTCGGGGTGCTGTGGTGCCGGGGTGACAGGAagcctgggggcagggccagTGCACCCCCAGCGGCTCCAGTGACTCAGGGCCCCACCGTCTGTGGTTGCCTCTGCAGGAAGGCGACGCACTGGGCGCCATGGAGAAGCTGTGCCGGCAGCTGACCTACCACCTCAGCCCCCACTCCCAGTGGAGGCAGCACCGGGGGCTGGTGAAGAGGAAGCCGCAGGCCTGGTGAGTGGCGGTCCCTAGGTGGGTCTATGCCAAGCTGAGTGTGTGACGCACGGCGCGTCTCCCGGCAGGGGGCGGGGATGGGGTCATCTTGGAAGGAGGACTCAGGCAGGGGAACAGCCAGGAGGGCATTCCAGGTGGGCATGAGCACAGAAGAGCTGGATGGGGTGGGCagtggactggggtgggggggtcgTGAACAGTTTCTGACACCTGGTGTGCTGAAAGTGGGCACTCCCAACTGAACCCCCCAGTTCTCTCAGATACCTCCAGGGGGGCCCAgaccccagccctgtccctggtCCATAAAGCAGCAAGGACCCTCAGGGGCTTGGGGCCCCCTGAAGAAGATCAGGGAGGAATAGAGGGGGTATCAGGGAGGAATAGGAGCTATGTACGACTCCTAGGTACTGCAGGAAACAGTGGGGCGCCCGGAGACtgccaggcttcctggaggaggaagcaCTCCTGCCTTTTTTGCAAATGACCATGGCAGAGCTGCTGGCCTTTGGAAAGACTCTTTGGCAAGGCCTTGGTGCTGCGGCTGGCTCATCCTTGCAGTTCCCTGCAgactggggagggaagggctgtCCCCCTCCCTCATGGAGAAGAGCTCTGGCTCCTCCTTCCATtctggccacccccacccccaaaactgGCAGAGACAGATCCTGGGATGCTCTATGGGGCTGGCCACGGCAGGGGTTCCACATAGGGGGATAGAGCAGGACAGGGGGCCCGTGGTACCTGGAATGCCATGAGGAGCCTGAGCTAGTTCTTTAGGGTGGAAAAGCTGCAAATTTGACTAGCTGGAATCTAGGAGCCTTTTCTGTCtccccaacacatgcacacactcagtCCATTCTTCATTTGGAAGCCACGGAAATGAGGTCTCATTCCCCTCCGGTGGCTTCTCATTACACTTAAAACAAAATCCAGACAGGGCCCTGTGTGGCCTGTCCTTCCCTCACTCTGGtgtcccctctgcctctccctctcgCCCCCAGCTACACTGGCCTTCCTGCTGGTTCACAAACACGGCCCCAAGGCCTTTGCATCCTCTGCTGGAACTTTTACAAACTCTTCTGATGGCCTGcacttcctttttcttcatatgtcagctcagatgtcacctcctcgcTCCTGAGTGGCCATGCCCCCCAACGAGTCTATCACTCCCCTCTCACATCTTCCGTGCGGTGGTCTGTCTCCCCCCTGGTAGAATGGAAACAGGGCTTTTGTCCATCCTGTCCACCACGGTGACATCGGTGCCTGGCGCCCAGTAGGAGCTTAACAAACACTTGTCAAGGGAATGAACGGGGTGGTAGGAGATATTACTGTTGCTGTTTGGCCAGGATCACCGAGCTGGAAAGTGGTGGGGCTGAATTCAAACCTAGCTCAGGCTGTGGCCACCACACTGTTCCCCGGTGCAGTGGGTCTGCTTTATTAATGGCATTGGTAACAGCAGCCAACACTTAGATCACGCTGAATATACGACAGGCAGTGTTCCAAGCACTTGAACGTCATGTCTTGAAAGCTTCACCTTCAGACTCCCTGGGGCTGGACCCCGGTCAGAGGGGAAATGAGCAAACTGGGGACAGCCTCCTGCTTCAGATCTCAAGGATAGAGACCTGCCTTACCTTGCCAGGAGGTCCAGGCTGCGACCCTTAACGTGTGCTCGCTCTTTGAGCAGGCTGGGagcccctccacctccctccttcccagggcaCTTGGAAACACGAACGAGCATCTCACCAACACCAGCAAACAGAGAGCGGTGGTGGGAAGGGCACACTCGCGTCAGCCTGAGCACCCTGGGCTCTGGCCCAGGGCAAGAAAGGAGGGGGTGGCAGCTGGCAGGGAGGGGGGCATGGAGaggactcagcctccaggcttaGAACCCCTGCACCCTCCCCTGCCTGCGGTCCTACAGGTTGGCCCTAGGGATCCCCCACATGGTGGGGAAGATGGTCGTGAAGGAGGGGCCTCAGAGATCCTTTATGCCACTCTTGGGGACAGCTTAGCTGCCACCCAAGGGTGGTGGAAGCAGGAAGCTCAGCCCAAGTGATTAATAATAGCAGCAGCACACATGTGTTCTTCACTTACCTATAtaagacactgttctaagtgttctacatttattaactcatttcacATAACCCCATTAACTCCATTTTTAAGGTAAataactgaggtacagagaggttaagtaactaaaGGTCACAGAGTAGGAAGAAAAGGAGTGAAGATGCAATGGGGCGTCATGCAGAAACTCAGGCCCTTCCCTTGTGGTCCTGCAGGAAGGGCAGCCGCACACCTCCAGCTCTGGCCAGCGGGGCCCAGCCAGCGGGGATGTGGCATAGTGCCAGGGGATCGGAGGTCCCCAGTTTCTCCCACTCCTACACTTGCAGTTCGATCTGCAAGGTTTGTGAAAATGATCCCTAGAGGCAGAGAGCCAAACAGAGGCTGGCCTCCGGCGGTAGCCACTGTGGCCTCTGAGAAAAAGTCTTGTCCCTGTTCCCTTCAGCCTAAAGGCTGTCCTGGCCGGGAACCCTCCAGACAACACAGTGGACCTGTCAGGCATCCCGCTGACCTCCCGTGACCTGGAACGGGTGACCAGCTACCTGCAGCGCTGCGGGGAGCAGGTGGACAGCGTGGAGCTGGGCTTCACAGGCCTCACGGATGACATGGTCCTGCAGCTGCTGCCAGCACTCAGCACCCTGCCCCGCCTCACCACACTGGCACTCAACGGCAACCGGCTGACCCGGGCCCTGCTGCGAGATCTCACAGACACCCTTAAGGACCCCAGCAAGTTCCCCAACGTCACGTGGATCGACCTGGGCAACAACGTGGACATCTTCTCTTTGCCCCAGCCCTTCCTGCTCAGCCTGCGCAAGCGCTCCCCGAAGCAGGGCCACCTACCCACCATCCTGGAGCTGGGCGAGGGCccaggcagtggggaggaggccCGGGAAGGGACAGCAGGCCAGGACCCTGGAGGGGGCCCTGTGGCACTAGCCAAAGACCACCTCGAGGGCAAGGAGACTGTAGCTGCAGGCCAGACGTGACACAGGAGCGAGGGGCCTCACCAGGGAGCCCTTGTGGGGTACGATGACCGGGGCAGAGGACCACCGAGGCAGAGCAGGTCTGGGGCTCCTCATGCTAGGAGGGCTCAGGCTATCAGCAAATTGGCCTGGGCAACCCACCCACAGAAACACAACCGTAGCAACCGGGAATGGGGGTCCTGTTCCTTTCCATCTGTCCCCTATAAATCCCATTATCTGCCTTTTTGGCTTATAACAAGTCATCCCTA
The Eulemur rufifrons isolate Redbay chromosome 9, OSU_ERuf_1, whole genome shotgun sequence DNA segment above includes these coding regions:
- the LRRC75A gene encoding leucine-rich repeat-containing protein 75A, with the translated sequence MGTRQTKGSLAERASPGAATGPRRERPDFWASLLLRAGDKAGRAGAGAGLPPYHRRVGMVQELLRMVRQGRREEAGTLLQHLRQDLGMESTSLDDVLYRYASFRNLVDPITHDLIISLARYIHCPKPEGDALGAMEKLCRQLTYHLSPHSQWRQHRGLVKRKPQACLKAVLAGNPPDNTVDLSGIPLTSRDLERVTSYLQRCGEQVDSVELGFTGLTDDMVLQLLPALSTLPRLTTLALNGNRLTRALLRDLTDTLKDPSKFPNVTWIDLGNNVDIFSLPQPFLLSLRKRSPKQGHLPTILELGEGPGSGEEAREGTAGQDPGGGPVALAKDHLEGKETVAAGQT